From the genome of Triticum aestivum cultivar Chinese Spring chromosome 3B, IWGSC CS RefSeq v2.1, whole genome shotgun sequence, one region includes:
- the LOC123070062 gene encoding probable receptor-like protein kinase At2g42960, which translates to MSTSENLRVELLSRTPPFGLRLWVVLGISIWAAILFVLGLICFLLIYWRRRGNHHDIAEPEIPDVTKEIAVDEVGSRAFVENICAPESHIFPVKERDPEKESGKVFAHLITSKSSDDHNLIECSSHQYDRAQELYSGDEGSSAYDKREYSQCATMSMSPRAGLPEFSHLGLGHWYTLRELEHSTNGFSNEYIIGEGGYGVVYHGCLVNGTDVAIKKLFNNVGQAEKEFRVEVEAIGHVRHKNLVRLLGYCVEGSHRMLVYEYISNGNLEQWLHGAMRQQGVLTWEARIKITLGIAKALAYLHEGIEPKVIHRDIKSSNILIDEEFNGKLSDFGLSKLLGEGKSHITTRVMGTFGYVAPEYVNTGLLNEKSDVYSFGVLLLEAVTGRDPVNYSRPANEVHMVEWLKQMVGSRRAEEVVDSEMEAKPTKQALKRALLVALKCVDPVADRRPTMGQAVRMLEAEDGLSREERRKSRPAHVDGGDT; encoded by the exons ATGTCAACAAGTGAAAACTTACGGGTGGAGTTATTGTCCAGAACCCCGCCTTTTGGTTTGAGACTATGGGTTGTGCTTGGCATAAGCATTTGGGCTGCAATTCTGTTTGTCCTAGGCCTCATATGCTTCCTGTTGATATACTGGAGGAGACGAGGGAATCATCATGATATTGCTGAGCCTGAAATCCCAGATGTAACCAAAGAGATTGCAGTAGATGAAGTTGGTAGCCGAGCTTTTGTGGAGAACATCTGTGCCCCAGAAAGTCACATCTTTCCAGTGAAGGAGAGAGATCCAGAGAAAGAATCGGGGAAAGTGTTCGCTCACTTGATTACGAGCAAATCAAGTGATGATCATAATTTGATTGAGTGCAGCTCGCACCAATATGATAGGGCCCAGGAGTTATACTCTGGTGATGAAGGCAGTTCAGCATATGATAAGAGGGAGTACTCTCAGTGTGCCACCATGTCCATGTCTCCTCGGGCTGGTCTCCCAGAGTTCTCTCACCTGGGTTTGGGTCATTGGTATACTCTCAGAGAGTTGGAGCATTCAACAAATGGGTTCTCTAATGAGTATATCATTGGAGAGGGCGGATATGGGGTTGTTTATCATGGCTGTCTTGTAAATGGAACTGATGTTGCAATCAAAAAACTTTTTAATAACGT GGGCCAGGCAGAGAAAGAGTTCAGGGTCGAAGTTGAGGCCATTGGTCATGTTAGGCATAAGAATCTGGTGCGACTTCTGGGTTACTGTGTTGAGGGAAGCCACAG GATGCTTGTCTACGAATACATCAGCAACGGCAACTTAGAACAGTGGTTGCATGGTGCGATGCGTCAACAAGGTGTTCTTACCTGGGAAGCCCGCATAAAAATTACCCTTGGCATTGCTAAAGC ACTGGCTTATTTGCACGAAGGCATAGAGCCAAAAGTTATTCACCGTGATATCAAATCAAGTAATATCCTTATTGACGAAGAATTCAATGGAAAACTTTCTGACTTTGGATTATCTAAGCTCTTGGGTGAAGGGAAGAGCCATATAACTACTCGAGTTATGGGGACTTTTGG CTATGTAGCCCCTGAATACGTAAATACTGGACTGCTAAATGAAAAGAGCGATGTGTACAGTTTTGGGGTACTACTCTTGGAAGCCGTGACTGGAAGGGATCCTGTTAACTACAGCCGGCCTGCCAATGAG GTCCATATGGTGGAGTGGCTTAAACAGATGGTTGGCAGCAGGAGAGCAGAGGAGGTGGTTGATTCTGAAATGGAGGCTAAACCAACTAAACAGGCTCTCAAGCGTGCTCTCCTAGTCGCGCTCAAGTGTGTAGACCCCGTTGCTGACAGAAGGCCTACTATGGGTCAGGCCGTTCGTATGCTCGAAGCAGAGGATGGGCTATCACGGGAG GAACGGAGGAAGAGCCGGCCGGCGCATGTCGATGGTGGAGACACCTGA